From Vidua macroura isolate BioBank_ID:100142 chromosome 5, ASM2450914v1, whole genome shotgun sequence, the proteins below share one genomic window:
- the LOC128808112 gene encoding elongation of very long chain fatty acids protein 4-like isoform X1, whose protein sequence is MASTWQKTQEFYNWILESGDPRTDPWPLVYSPLPVTLVFTSYLFMVALGPSCMRQRRRLELRAPLLAYNLAMVALPSYMFYEFLVTSILANYSYLCQPVDYSRSELGMRQMARVCWWFFFSKVIELLDTVFLILRKKQEQVTFLHVYHHGSMLFNWWSGVKYVPGGQAFFVGMLNSFVHIFMYGYYALASLGPRMRRHLWWKRYLTILQLCQFVAIAAHSSYNLFTECPFPDGFNTAVFLYILSLLALFLHFYYQTYIRGKQEKLT, encoded by the exons ATGGCTTCAACTTGGCAGAAAACTCAGGAATTCTACAACTGGATTCTTGAAAGTGGAG ATCCAAGGACAGACCCGTGGCCACTGGTCTACTCCCCACTTCCAGTCACCCTGGTCTTCACCTCCTACCTCTTCATGGTGGCGCTGGGGCCGTCCTGCatgcggcagcggcggcggctgGAGCTGCGGGCTCCACTGCTCGCCTACAACCTGGCCATGGTGGCATTACCCAGCTACATGTTCTACGAG TTTCTGGTCACTTCAATCTTGGCCAACTACAGCTACCTGTGCCAGCCAGTGGATTACAGCCGGAGTGAGCTGGGAATGAGG CAGATGGCAAGAGTGTGTTGGTGGTTCTTCTTCTCCAAAGTCATCGAGCTGCTGGATACG gttttcttaATTCTGCGCAAGAAACAAGAGCAGGTGACTTTTCTGCACGTGTACCATCATGGCTCTATGCTCTTCAACTGGTGGTCAGGGGTCAAATACGTGCCTGGAGGACAAG CCTTCTTTGTTGGGATGCTGAACTCCTTTGTCCACATCTTCATGTACGGCTACTACGCCCTGGCCAGCCTGGGACCGCGGATGCGCCGGCACCTGTGGTGGAAGCGCTACCTGACCATCCTGCAGCTG TGCCAGTTTGTGGCCATTGCTGCTCATTCCTCCTACAACCTCTTCACGGAGTGCCCGTTCCCTGACGGCTTCAACACCGCAGTCTTCCTCTACATCCTCAGCCTCCTGGCTCTCTTCCTGCACTTCTACTATCAGACCTACATTaggggaaagcaggaaaagctgacTTGA
- the LOC128808112 gene encoding elongation of very long chain fatty acids protein 4-like isoform X2 — MASTWQKTQEFYNWILESGDPRTDPWPLVYSPLPVTLVFTSYLFMVALGPSCMRQRRRLELRAPLLAYNLAMVALPSYMFYEFLVTSILANYSYLCQPVDYSRSELGMRMARVCWWFFFSKVIELLDTVFLILRKKQEQVTFLHVYHHGSMLFNWWSGVKYVPGGQAFFVGMLNSFVHIFMYGYYALASLGPRMRRHLWWKRYLTILQLCQFVAIAAHSSYNLFTECPFPDGFNTAVFLYILSLLALFLHFYYQTYIRGKQEKLT, encoded by the exons ATGGCTTCAACTTGGCAGAAAACTCAGGAATTCTACAACTGGATTCTTGAAAGTGGAG ATCCAAGGACAGACCCGTGGCCACTGGTCTACTCCCCACTTCCAGTCACCCTGGTCTTCACCTCCTACCTCTTCATGGTGGCGCTGGGGCCGTCCTGCatgcggcagcggcggcggctgGAGCTGCGGGCTCCACTGCTCGCCTACAACCTGGCCATGGTGGCATTACCCAGCTACATGTTCTACGAG TTTCTGGTCACTTCAATCTTGGCCAACTACAGCTACCTGTGCCAGCCAGTGGATTACAGCCGGAGTGAGCTGGGAATGAGG ATGGCAAGAGTGTGTTGGTGGTTCTTCTTCTCCAAAGTCATCGAGCTGCTGGATACG gttttcttaATTCTGCGCAAGAAACAAGAGCAGGTGACTTTTCTGCACGTGTACCATCATGGCTCTATGCTCTTCAACTGGTGGTCAGGGGTCAAATACGTGCCTGGAGGACAAG CCTTCTTTGTTGGGATGCTGAACTCCTTTGTCCACATCTTCATGTACGGCTACTACGCCCTGGCCAGCCTGGGACCGCGGATGCGCCGGCACCTGTGGTGGAAGCGCTACCTGACCATCCTGCAGCTG TGCCAGTTTGTGGCCATTGCTGCTCATTCCTCCTACAACCTCTTCACGGAGTGCCCGTTCCCTGACGGCTTCAACACCGCAGTCTTCCTCTACATCCTCAGCCTCCTGGCTCTCTTCCTGCACTTCTACTATCAGACCTACATTaggggaaagcaggaaaagctgacTTGA
- the KCNA5 gene encoding potassium voltage-gated channel subfamily A member 5 has product MEIALVTLENGGTTAIAGGDDAAAAGGRARWRGNLLHLAGSPQLSDSKESAPPAPPPPPAGDEERERPPPGPRAGGGAGGPDERPAEPRAAPAPPPRPPPRAPRPAADMGPSEEGGHRRGMAMAAAGDEEEEAAAAANPGAMHHQRVLINISGLRFETQLGTLNQFPDTLLGDPDKRIRYFDPLRNEYFFDRNRPSFDGILYFYQSGGKLRRPVNVSIDVFADEIRFYQLGEEAMERFREDEGFIKEEEKPLPRNEFQRQVWLIFEYPESSSSARAIAIVSVLVILISIITFCLETLPEFRDEREMPIPLPPQGGGLNGTPGDSPPMQPPSSLADPFFIIETTCVIWFTFELLVRFFACPSKPEFSRNIMNIIDIVAIIPYFITLGTELAHEQQQPGAGSSNGGGGQQQAMSLAILRVIRLVRVFRIFKLSRHSKGLQILGQTLKASMRELGLLIFFLFIGVILFSSAVYFAEADDPESHFSSIPDAFWWAVVTMTTVGYGDMRPVTVGGKIVGSLCAIAGVLTIALPVPVIVSNFNYFYHRETDHEEQAVLKDEHSSAQGSTAGGEVKRRPSKNSLNKSVVHLENSEEFNNGTSSLEKANIKAKSNVDLRKSLYALCLDTNRETDL; this is encoded by the coding sequence aTGGAGATCGCGCTGGTGACTCTGGAGAACGGCGGCACCACGGCCATCGCGGGCGGCGACGATGCCGCGGCCGCCGGCGGCCGGGCGCGCTGGCGGGGCAACTTGCTGCACCTCGCCGGCTCGCCGCAGCTGAGCGACAGCAAGGAGagcgccccgccggccccgccgccgccgcccgcgggggACGAGGAGCGGGAGCGGCCCCCGCCGGGTCCCCGCGCAggaggcggcgcgggcggcccCGACGAGCGGCCGGCGGAgccccgcgcagcccccgcgccgccgccgcggccgccgccccgcgccccgcgccccgccgcggACATGGGGCCGTCCGAGGAAGGGGGACACCGCCGGGGCATggccatggcggcggcgggcgacgaggaggaggaggcggcggcggcggccaaCCCGGGCGCCATGCACCACCAGCGGGTGCTGATCAACATCTCGGGGCTGCGCTTCGAGACGCAGCTGGGCACCCTCAACCAGTTCCCCGACACGCTGCTGGGGGACCCCGACAAGCGCATTCGCTACTTCGACCCGCTCCGCAACGAGTACTTCTTCGACCGCAACCGGCCCAGCTTCGACGGCATCCTCTACTTCTACCAGTCCGGGGGCAAGCTCCGCCGGCCCGTCAATGTCTCCATCGACGTTTTCGCCGACGAGATCCGCTTCTACCAGCTGGGTGAGGAGGCCATGGAGCGCTTCCGGGAGGACGAGGGCTTCATCAAAGAAGAGGAGAAGCCCCTGCCCCGCAATGAGTTCCAGCGCCAGGTCTGGCTCATCTTTGAGTACCCCgagagctccagctcagcccgGGCCATCGCCATCGTCTCCGTGCTGGTCATCCTCATCTCCATTATCACCTTCTGCCTGGAGACCCTGCCCGAGTTCAGGGACGAGAGGGAGATGCCCATACCCCTGCCCCCACAAGGTGGAGGTTTGAATGGCACGCCCGGGGACTCCCCACCCATGCAACCACCCAGTAGCCTGGCTGACCCCTTCTTCATCATCGAGACCACCTGTGTGATCTGGTTCACCTTCGAGCTCCTCGTGCGCTTCTTCGCCTGCCCCAGCAAGCCCGAGTTCTCCCGCAACATCATGAACATCATCGACATCGTGGCCATCATCCCCTACTTCATCACCCTGGGCACCGAGCTGGCCcacgagcagcagcagcctggggctggcagtAGCAATGGGGGTGGGGGCCAGCAGCAAGCCATGTCCCTGGCCATCCTCAGAGTCATCCGCCTGGTCAGAGTCTTCAGGATCTTCAAGCTCTCCAGGCACTCCAAGGGACTGCAGATCTTGGGACAGACTTTGAAAGCCAgcatgagggagctgggcctcctcatcttcttcctcttcatcgGGGTGATCCTCTTCTCCAGCGCCGTTTACTTTGCTGAGGCCGATGACCCCGAGTCTCATTTCTCCAGCATCCCTGATGCTTTCTGGTGGGCTGTGGTAACCATGACTACTGTGGGCTATGGGGACATGAGACCTGTCACTGTGGGGGGCAAGATTGTGGGCTCCTTGTGTGCCATCGCGGGTGTGCTCACCAttgccctgcctgtccctgtcatCGTGTCCAACTTCAACTACTTCTACCACCGAGAGACTGACCACGAAGAGCAGGCTGTCCTCAAAGATGAACACAGTAGTGctcagggcagcactgcagggggaGAAGTGAAGAGAAGACCCAGTAAAAACTCTCTGAACAAATCTGTTGTGCACTTGGAAAACAGTGAGGAGTTCAACAATGGCACCAGCTCCTTAGAGAAAGCCAATATCAAAGCAAAAAGTAACGTAGATCTCAGAAAATCCCTCTATGCTCTCTGTCTGGACACCAATAGGGAAACAGACCTGTGA
- the LOC128808112 gene encoding uncharacterized protein LOC128808112 isoform X4, whose amino-acid sequence MASTWQKTQEFYNWILESGDPRTDPWPLVYSPLPVTLVFTSYLFMVALGPSCMRQRRRLELRAPLLAYNLAMVALPSYMFYEFLVTSILANYSYLCQPVDYSRNGKSVLVVLLLQSHRAAGYGFLNSAQETRAGDFSARVPSWLYALQLVVRGQIRAWRTSLLCWDAELLCPHLHVRLLRPGQPGTADAPAPVVEALPDHPAAVPVCGHCCSFLLQPLHGVPVP is encoded by the exons ATGGCTTCAACTTGGCAGAAAACTCAGGAATTCTACAACTGGATTCTTGAAAGTGGAG ATCCAAGGACAGACCCGTGGCCACTGGTCTACTCCCCACTTCCAGTCACCCTGGTCTTCACCTCCTACCTCTTCATGGTGGCGCTGGGGCCGTCCTGCatgcggcagcggcggcggctgGAGCTGCGGGCTCCACTGCTCGCCTACAACCTGGCCATGGTGGCATTACCCAGCTACATGTTCTACGAG TTTCTGGTCACTTCAATCTTGGCCAACTACAGCTACCTGTGCCAGCCAGTGGATTACAGCCGGA ATGGCAAGAGTGTGTTGGTGGTTCTTCTTCTCCAAAGTCATCGAGCTGCTGGATACG gttttcttaATTCTGCGCAAGAAACAAGAGCAGGTGACTTTTCTGCACGTGTACCATCATGGCTCTATGCTCTTCAACTGGTGGTCAGGGGTCAAATACGTGCCTGGAGGACAAG CCTTCTTTGTTGGGATGCTGAACTCCTTTGTCCACATCTTCATGTACGGCTACTACGCCCTGGCCAGCCTGGGACCGCGGATGCGCCGGCACCTGTGGTGGAAGCGCTACCTGACCATCCTGCAGCTG TGCCAGTTTGTGGCCATTGCTGCTCATTCCTCCTACAACCTCTTCACGGAGTGCCCGTTCCCTGA
- the LOC128808112 gene encoding elongation of very long chain fatty acids protein 4-like isoform X3 produces the protein MASTWQKTQEFYNWILESGDPRTDPWPLVYSPLPVTLVFTSYLFMVALGPSCMRQRRRLELRAPLLAYNLAMVALPSYMFYEFLVTSILANYSYLCQPVDYSRNGKSVLVVLLLQSHRAAGYGFLNSAQETRAGDFSARVPSWLYALQLVVRGQIRAWRTRYASFFVGMLNSFVHIFMYGYYALASLGPRMRRHLWWKRYLTILQLCQFVAIAAHSSYNLFTECPFPDGFNTAVFLYILSLLALFLHFYYQTYIRGKQEKLT, from the exons ATGGCTTCAACTTGGCAGAAAACTCAGGAATTCTACAACTGGATTCTTGAAAGTGGAG ATCCAAGGACAGACCCGTGGCCACTGGTCTACTCCCCACTTCCAGTCACCCTGGTCTTCACCTCCTACCTCTTCATGGTGGCGCTGGGGCCGTCCTGCatgcggcagcggcggcggctgGAGCTGCGGGCTCCACTGCTCGCCTACAACCTGGCCATGGTGGCATTACCCAGCTACATGTTCTACGAG TTTCTGGTCACTTCAATCTTGGCCAACTACAGCTACCTGTGCCAGCCAGTGGATTACAGCCGGA ATGGCAAGAGTGTGTTGGTGGTTCTTCTTCTCCAAAGTCATCGAGCTGCTGGATACG gttttcttaATTCTGCGCAAGAAACAAGAGCAGGTGACTTTTCTGCACGTGTACCATCATGGCTCTATGCTCTTCAACTGGTGGTCAGGGGTCAAATACGTGCCTGGAGGACAAGGTATGCTT CCTTCTTTGTTGGGATGCTGAACTCCTTTGTCCACATCTTCATGTACGGCTACTACGCCCTGGCCAGCCTGGGACCGCGGATGCGCCGGCACCTGTGGTGGAAGCGCTACCTGACCATCCTGCAGCTG TGCCAGTTTGTGGCCATTGCTGCTCATTCCTCCTACAACCTCTTCACGGAGTGCCCGTTCCCTGACGGCTTCAACACCGCAGTCTTCCTCTACATCCTCAGCCTCCTGGCTCTCTTCCTGCACTTCTACTATCAGACCTACATTaggggaaagcaggaaaagctgacTTGA